From a region of the Dunckerocampus dactyliophorus isolate RoL2022-P2 chromosome 20, RoL_Ddac_1.1, whole genome shotgun sequence genome:
- the azin1b gene encoding antizyme inhibitor 1b isoform X2 yields the protein MFSYNVYYMCPAIGWRPVQGVSRLSPKVSWDRPQHTPVTLAEVNLALEHGVSPDNIILSGVCKQLALIKAASKNDIQLLVCENEAELSKISRLHPRAKLLLQLSTEAHAAETSVVFGSSLKSCRHLLEAAKGLGVQVVGVAFHVPSSCQDTQEAYCHALTDARCVFDMGAELGFNMNILDIGAGFTGSEFQLEQVESAVSPLLDAYFPLQSGVHVLAQPGTFYVASAFSLAVNVIAKEVVTRRWDSLAPGDNSDDTEFLYYMNEGVYGPFGIKLLGSAVAAPSVHKHVLCAQKAVYPSSLRGPSLDQLDHVVERCLLPELSVGDWLLFSNMGTCGLDNPCSLSATQQPPVHYAVSASDWYEMQEAGVELDGAMKTLAMV from the exons ATGTTCTCTTACAATGTctactatatgtgccctgcgattggctggcgaccagtccagggtgtatcccgcctctcgcccaaagtcagctgggataggccccagcatacccccgtgacccta GCTGAGGTCAACCTGGCGCTGGAGCACGGCGTCTCGCCCGACAACATCATCCTGTCGGGTGTCTGCAAGCAGCTGGCGCTCATCAAGGCTGCCTCCAAGAACGACATCCAGCTTCTCGTTTGCGAGAACGAGGCCGAGCTGTCCAAGATTTCACGTCTCCACCCCCGCGCCAA GCTGCTGCTGCAGTTGAGCACCGAGGCGCACGCGGCAGAGACCAGCGTGGTTTTCGGTTCGTCCCTGAAGAGCTGCCGGCACCTGCTGGAGGCCGCCAAGGGGCTCGGCGTCCAGGTGGTGGGTGTGGCCTTCCATGTCCCGAGCTCCTGCCAGGACACACAGGAAGCCTACTGCCACGCGTTGACTGACGCCCGCTGCGTATTTGACATGGGG GCGGAGCTGGGCTTCAACATGAACATCCTAGACATTGGCGCCGGATTCACCGGCTCAGAGTTTCAGCTGGAACAG GTGGAGTCCGCCGTCAGCCCGCTGCTGGATGCCTATTTCCCTCTGCAGTCTGGCGTGCACGTGCTGGCCCAGCCAGGCACCTTCTACGTGGCGTCTGCGTTTAGCCTGGCGGTCAACGTGATTGCCAAGGAGGTGGTGACCCGCCGCTGGGACAGCTTAGCTCCAG GTGATAACAGCGACGACACAGAGTTCCTGTACTATATGAACGAGGGCGTTTATGGTCCGTTCGGCATCAAACTCCTGGGAAGCGCTGTTGCCGCCCCTTCCGTGCACAAG CACGTGCTGTGCGCCCAGAAGGCAGTCTATCCCAGCAGCCTGCGGGGTCCGTCGCTGGACCAGCTGGACCACGTGGTGGAGCGCTGCCTGCTGCCCGAGCTCAGCGTGGGTGACTGGCTCCTCTTCTCCAACATGGGCACCTGCGGCCTGGACAACCCGTGCAGCCTCTCTGCCACCCAGCAGCCGCCTGTCCACTACGCCGTCTCTGCCTCCGACTG GTATGAAATGCAGGAGGCTGGTGTGGAGCTTGATGGTGCCATGAAGACACTCGCCATGGTTTAG
- the azin1b gene encoding antizyme inhibitor 1b isoform X1 → MRGLTDRPGYTVQLLEGGVTLEDVINEHICEQASVEKSAFMVADLGVLMHQHASWQRLVPRLQPYFPLKCNRSPAVMEVLASLGLGFVCANKAEVNLALEHGVSPDNIILSGVCKQLALIKAASKNDIQLLVCENEAELSKISRLHPRAKLLLQLSTEAHAAETSVVFGSSLKSCRHLLEAAKGLGVQVVGVAFHVPSSCQDTQEAYCHALTDARCVFDMGAELGFNMNILDIGAGFTGSEFQLEQVESAVSPLLDAYFPLQSGVHVLAQPGTFYVASAFSLAVNVIAKEVVTRRWDSLAPGDNSDDTEFLYYMNEGVYGPFGIKLLGSAVAAPSVHKHVLCAQKAVYPSSLRGPSLDQLDHVVERCLLPELSVGDWLLFSNMGTCGLDNPCSLSATQQPPVHYAVSASDWYEMQEAGVELDGAMKTLAMV, encoded by the exons ATGAGAGGACTCACTGACAGACCCGGCTACACCGTCCAACTCCTGGAGGGCGGCGTCACCCTCGAAGATGTCATCAATGAGCACATCTGTGAGCAGGCCTCT GTGGAGAAGAGCGCCTTCATGGTGGCCGACTTAGGCGTTCTGATGCACCAGCACGCCAGCTGGCAGCGCTTGGTGCCACGGCTTCAGCCCTACTTCCCCCTCAAGTGCAACCGCAGCCCGGCAGTCATGGAGGTGCTCGCCTCCTTGGGCTTGGGCTTTGTCTGCGCCAACAAG GCTGAGGTCAACCTGGCGCTGGAGCACGGCGTCTCGCCCGACAACATCATCCTGTCGGGTGTCTGCAAGCAGCTGGCGCTCATCAAGGCTGCCTCCAAGAACGACATCCAGCTTCTCGTTTGCGAGAACGAGGCCGAGCTGTCCAAGATTTCACGTCTCCACCCCCGCGCCAA GCTGCTGCTGCAGTTGAGCACCGAGGCGCACGCGGCAGAGACCAGCGTGGTTTTCGGTTCGTCCCTGAAGAGCTGCCGGCACCTGCTGGAGGCCGCCAAGGGGCTCGGCGTCCAGGTGGTGGGTGTGGCCTTCCATGTCCCGAGCTCCTGCCAGGACACACAGGAAGCCTACTGCCACGCGTTGACTGACGCCCGCTGCGTATTTGACATGGGG GCGGAGCTGGGCTTCAACATGAACATCCTAGACATTGGCGCCGGATTCACCGGCTCAGAGTTTCAGCTGGAACAG GTGGAGTCCGCCGTCAGCCCGCTGCTGGATGCCTATTTCCCTCTGCAGTCTGGCGTGCACGTGCTGGCCCAGCCAGGCACCTTCTACGTGGCGTCTGCGTTTAGCCTGGCGGTCAACGTGATTGCCAAGGAGGTGGTGACCCGCCGCTGGGACAGCTTAGCTCCAG GTGATAACAGCGACGACACAGAGTTCCTGTACTATATGAACGAGGGCGTTTATGGTCCGTTCGGCATCAAACTCCTGGGAAGCGCTGTTGCCGCCCCTTCCGTGCACAAG CACGTGCTGTGCGCCCAGAAGGCAGTCTATCCCAGCAGCCTGCGGGGTCCGTCGCTGGACCAGCTGGACCACGTGGTGGAGCGCTGCCTGCTGCCCGAGCTCAGCGTGGGTGACTGGCTCCTCTTCTCCAACATGGGCACCTGCGGCCTGGACAACCCGTGCAGCCTCTCTGCCACCCAGCAGCCGCCTGTCCACTACGCCGTCTCTGCCTCCGACTG GTATGAAATGCAGGAGGCTGGTGTGGAGCTTGATGGTGCCATGAAGACACTCGCCATGGTTTAG